In a single window of the Gossypium hirsutum isolate 1008001.06 chromosome A13, Gossypium_hirsutum_v2.1, whole genome shotgun sequence genome:
- the LOC107895246 gene encoding probable E3 ubiquitin-protein ligase ZFP1, with protein MGQRNMLCPNQMIDLEMDQQGQGYLHPEPCIFMGGRPNYPPPDIQMGVTAPGNATSLDTHPLPEHYDSGMFYGLPQYPGVQHHNHSPNLDLGIGSASNYYIPYVANPSSSAPVNHGPADQMPSSSNFNLLGVSANEYARNCHFMDNVSGSYKRKNSEGVPGNFPHFNAPSSSSSSVTPLSSRHPDGVGTMDGASFNIPQYRGNGPPTIREAGPQRSVRNRLGATPVEPVLMHSANHVFQGNYIRQPFQPTITDGGASAWTQVPGVPYMHGSNVGAPMETSLRSSTNFSHASPLELRNHNFHHPAPPIEGVRGHSINIHPQVAAVPPRFPASYASQSSMNLSHDGWEMGRRHLGPVPPSGFRLYHSRRESGIVPETTVRHRNLPHLRVLPPDGVAVLELPEFYEVGNFIDHHRDMRLDIEDMSYEELLALGERIGNVNTGLSEETITSKLKTRSYSTFATTINLEEAAPIDQEPDSCIVCQEDYKNQEKIGTLDCGHEYHAGCLKKWLVVKNVCPICKSEAIATESKNV; from the exons ATGGGCCAAAGAAATATGCTATGCCCTAATCAGATGATAGATTTAGAAATGGACCAGCAAGGCCAAGGATATCTACATCCTGAGCCCTGCATCTTTATGGGTGGCAGGCCTAATTACCCTCCACCTGATATCCAGATGGGAGTCACGGCTCCAGGGAATGCTACTAGTCTTGATACTCATCCCCTACCAGAGCATTATGACAGTGGTATGTTCTATGGGTTACCCCAGTACCCAGGTGTTCAGCATCATAATCATTCCCCAAATCTTGATCTTGGTATTGGAAGTGCGTCCAACTATTACATCCCCTATGTGGCTAACCCTTCGTCGAGTGCTCCTGTAAATCATGGACCAGCCGACCAGATGCCATCTTCAAGCAACTTCAACCTCCTAGGAGTTTCTGCAAATGAATATGCAAGGAATTGCCACTTCATGGATAATGTTAGTGGCTCGTATAAGAGAAAGAATTCTGAAGGAGTCCCAGGAAATTTTCCGCATTTTAATGCCCCATCAAGCTCTAGTTCCTCAGTTACACCATTAAGTTCTAGACATCCTGACGGAGTTGGGACAATGGATGGTGCATCCTTCAACATTCCTCAGTATAGGGGAAATGGCCCTCCAACAATTAGAGAAGCAGGACCTCAAAGAAGTGTGAGGAACAGATTAGGCGCAACTCCAGTGGAACCTGTTTTGATGCATAGTGCTAACCATGTTTTTCAAGGAAACTACATACGTCAGCCCTTTCAGCCAACAATAACAGATGGAGGTGCCTCAGCCTGGACTCAGGTTCCTGGGGTTCCATATATGCATG GTAGCAATGTTGGTGCACCTATGGAGACTAGTCTTAGAAGTTCCACAAACTTTTCACATGCTTCTCCCCTTGAACTTCGGAACCATAATTTTCATCACCCTGCACCACCTATTGAAGGAGTAAGAGGTCACAGCATTAATATTCATCCACAAGTAGCAGCAGTTCCTCCTCGCTTTCCAGCAAGTTATGCCTCACAAAGCTCCATGAATCTTTCGCATGATGGTTGGGAGATGGGGCGTAGGCATCTGGGACCAGTTCCTCCTAGTGGCTTTAGGTTATATCATTCCCGCCGAGAGAGTGGTATCGTACCTGAGACAACTGTGAGACACCGCAATCTTCCTCACCTAAGAGTACTTCCGCCTGAT GGAGTTGCTGTACTGGAGCTCCCAGAATTTTATGAAGTAGGGAACTTTATTGATCATCACAGAGATATGCGCTTGGATATAGAGGACATGTCTTACGAG GAACTGCTTGCTCTGGGTGAGCGTATTGGAAACGTGAACACTGGATTGTCTGAGGAAACCATTACAAGTAAATTGAAAACAAGAAGTTATTCAACATTTGCTACAACTATTAATCTGGAAGAGGCAGCACCTATTGACCAGGAACCTGATTCTTGCATTGTTTGCCAG GAGGATTATAAGAACCAAGAGAAAATCGGAACTCTTGATTGTGGACACGAGTATCATGCAGGTTGCTTGAAGAAGTGGCTGGTTGTTAAGAATGTATGCCCCATCTGCAAATCCGAGGCGATAGCCACAGAGTCCAAGAATGTATAA